The window ACCGACGGTGCGACAGTGACCGACAGTGGTTCGAGTGCGTCCTCGATTCGACTAGACTCGACCGAATCGACGACGAGAAGGACGTGAGTCTGAGACGAGGATTCATCCATGTGGCGTGGTAGCGTTCACGACGTAAGGAAGTTCGTGACCACTCGGCACTGAGACACGGTGGCGGACCGGGTCGGCGACGCGTCCGCTCTCGGTGGAAAATAGAGAGAGAAATCGGGACCGAAACTGCGAACGAAAACCCGGATTAGGCTTCCGCTTCGACCGTCTCGGCGTCTTCCTGGTAGTACTTCTCGATGAGTTCTTCGTCGATACGGTTGAGTTCCGACTTGGGCAGGGTCGACAGCAGTTCCCAGCCGATGTCGAGCGTCTCGGCGATGGTACGGTTGGAGTCGAAGCCCTGGTTGACGAACTCAGCCTCGAAGCGCTCGGCGAAGTCGAGGTACTTGTTGTCACGCTCGGAGAGCGCCTCACGACCGACAATGTTCACGAGGTCGCGAAGGTCTTCACCCTCTGCGTACGCCGCGTACATCTGGTCGGAAACGTCTGCGTGGTCCTCGCGGGTGAGGCCCTCACCGATACCGTCGTCCATCAGTCGCGAGAGCGACGGGAGCGGGTTGATCGGCGGGCGGATGCCCTGCGAGTTGAGGTCGCGGTCGATGTAGATCTGACCTTCCGTAATGTAGCCGGTCAGGTCCGGAATCGGGTGCGTGTCGTCGTCACCCGGCATCGTGAGGATGGGAATCTGGGTGACAGACCCTTCGCGTCCCTCGATACGACCTGCGCGCTCGTAGAGTTGCGCAAGGTCGGTGTACATGTAACCCGGGTAGCCACGGCGACCGGGGACCTCTTCGCGAGCCGCACCGATTTCGCGGAGCGCCTCACAGTAGTTGGTCATGTCGGTCAGGATGACGAGGACGTGGTAGTCCTTGTCGAACGCGAGGTACTCGGCCGTGGTGAGCGCGAGACGCGGCGTGACCGTCCGCTCGACTGCGGGGTCGTCCGCGAGGTTCGTGAAGACGACGGAGCGCTCGAGTGCACCCGTGCGCTCGAAGTCCTCCATGAACTCGTTCGCCTCTTCCTGCGTGATACCCATCGCGCCGAAGACGACAGCGAATTCGGACTCTTCGTCGTCTCCTTCTTCCTCAGGCACAGTCGCCTGACGGGCGACCTGCAGTGCGAGGTTGTTGTGGGGAAGCCCCGATGCGGAGAAGATTGGAAGCTTCTGGCCGCGAACGAGCGTGTTCATGCCGTCGATGGCGGACACACCCGTCTGGATGAACTCCTCGGGGTACTCGCGGGAGTAGGGGTTGATTGCTGCGCCGACGATGTCACGACGCTCGTCGGGGACGATTTCTGGGCCGCCGTCGATTGGCTGGCCGGAACCGTCGAGCACGCGACCGAGGAGGTCCTCGGTCACGGGCATCTTGAGCGTCTCGCCGAGGAATCGGACGGACGCGTTCCTGTCGATACCGGTGGTGCCTTCGAACACCTGAATCGCGACAAGACCCTCGCTCGATTCGAGGACCTGTCCGCGCTTGGTTTCGCCTCGGGGCGTCTCGATTTCGACGATTTCGTCGTACCCGATCGGCTCGTCGACCTCGGCGAACACCAGCGGGCCGCTGATTTCGGTGATAGTCTGGTATTCCTTCATGGTCTCAGTACAGCTCGCGGAGTTGCTCGGTGATCTCTGCCTTCAGGTCCTCGATGTACGCATCCCAGTCTTCCTGGACACCGATGCGGTTCAGCTGCGGAGCCGCCTCGATGGCCTGGATTTCTTCGACGGGGACGCCGGCTTCGAGCGCCTTGAACGCCTCGTCGTTGAACGTGTGGATAGCGGTGAGGATACCGTACGTCTTCTGGGGTTCACAGTACGTGTCCGTCGGGTGGAACGCGTTCTGCTGGAGGTACGCCTCACGGAGGTAGCGAGCGACTTCGAGCGTCAGCTGCTGGTCCTCTGGCAGGGCGTCCTTACCGACGAGCTGAACGATTTCCTGAAGCTCGGCCTCTTCGTCGAGCACGTCGACGGCCCACTGGCGCTCTTCTGGCCAGTCGTCCTGAACGTTCTCGACGAACCACGGGTCGAGCTGGTCCTGGTAGAGCGAGTAGGACTCGTTCCAGTTGATAGCCGGGAAGTGACGACGCTCTGCGAGGTCTGCGTCGAGTGCCCAGAACGTCTTCACGATACGCAGGGTGTTCTGCGTGACCGGCTCAGAGAAGTCGCCGCCCGGCGGCGACACTGCGCCGATGACGGAGACCGAACCCTCGTCACCGTTGATGGTGGTGAAGTATCCTGCGCGCTCGTAGAACTCGGAGAGACGCGCGGCGAGGTACGCGGGGTACC is drawn from Haloferax litoreum and contains these coding sequences:
- a CDS encoding ATP synthase subunit B; the encoded protein is MKEYQTITEISGPLVFAEVDEPIGYDEIVEIETPRGETKRGQVLESSEGLVAIQVFEGTTGIDRNASVRFLGETLKMPVTEDLLGRVLDGSGQPIDGGPEIVPDERRDIVGAAINPYSREYPEEFIQTGVSAIDGMNTLVRGQKLPIFSASGLPHNNLALQVARQATVPEEEGDDEESEFAVVFGAMGITQEEANEFMEDFERTGALERSVVFTNLADDPAVERTVTPRLALTTAEYLAFDKDYHVLVILTDMTNYCEALREIGAAREEVPGRRGYPGYMYTDLAQLYERAGRIEGREGSVTQIPILTMPGDDDTHPIPDLTGYITEGQIYIDRDLNSQGIRPPINPLPSLSRLMDDGIGEGLTREDHADVSDQMYAAYAEGEDLRDLVNIVGREALSERDNKYLDFAERFEAEFVNQGFDSNRTIAETLDIGWELLSTLPKSELNRIDEELIEKYYQEDAETVEAEA